The DNA window CGCCATGAAGGAGAAGCCAGCCGGGTTCTCTTGACCGCGGGCATGGTGGAAGCCGTACTCGGGCCAGGCGCCGTAGGTTTGCGGGTTGAACTTGCTGCAGGTCAAAAAGTACGGGTCGCGGGGGCTGCCCATGGAACCGGCGAACTGGCCGGGAATCACGCGGCCCGTGCGATGCACAAGTTTCTCCGGCAGCACAATCGCCGGCGGCAGGTTATTTCGCGCGGGGACCACATCGCCGACGATCGAGCAGATGGAAGGGTGATCGTTCGGCTTCGGCGCCGAAGGATTAAAGTCAGGCGGCAGCGGCGTGCGTCCTGTGAGCATCGCCATGTGTCCCTGCGAATGCTCGTTGTACGGATGGGTCAGGCTGCGGACCATCGACCATTTATCGCTGCGGGCGGCCAGCAGGGGCAGGTGCTCGCAGATCTGGACTCCCGGGGTGCGGGTGGCGATGGGGCGGAACTCGCCGCGGATTTCTTCAGGGGCGTCCGGCTTGGGGTCAAAGCTTTCATGCTGAGCGAGGCCGCCGGACAGGAAAATGAAGATCACCGATTTGGCCCGCGGGCGAGCATCAGCTGCTTCTGCCTGCAGCTGGGCCACATGGTTGGCTCCCAGTCCGAGCAGGCCAATGGCGCCGGCCTGCAGGGCTTGTCGTCGGGGCAAGCGAACATGTTCCAGATGCGAGGGACGCGGCGTCATGCGAAGGGTCCTGCAGGGCGGGGCAGAAGGGGGCAGAGTTGCACGGTCCCATGATACCCATCAACGACATGTGATGCACGACCTGTTTCTGGCAAAAAGGGGGGCTCGGTTCGATGCAGAGGGTCCGCTCCCAACCGCTCCCGGTGGTGCGGTCGGGGTTTTGGTCTGGGGTTCTGTCACCGGGGGGCCGCTTGTTGGAGGGCGTCTGCTTCGGTATCCTGATTCGGTTTCCCCCGATAGGGAATCCATGCTGCGCCAGGAGCTTTCCCTCGCCTGGAATGTTTCGAGTCCACCGCCCGTTACATGCGGCCGCTGACCGTATGGTTGGATCGGCGATCATCACAAAACAGACGCCAGGGCGCCGGGATTAAACCGGGCGTCTGGCGGAAGATCTTATGCCGCAGATTACCGGATCGGTTACGAAGTACCCCGCCCGCGCCTCGTTATGCTGGTATCTTGGCCTGATACTCGTCGGCGGCCTGATTCTATGGCAGCCGTTCTGTCATCTGCGTCTGTTCGAGCGGCTGGATGTCGACGAAGACCAGAAGATTTCTCTGGAAGAAATCAGCGCGGCCCCGCCGCGGCTGCTGCTGAAGTTGGAGCGGGCCGATGCTAACGGCGATGATTATCTGGACCACGACGAGCTGAATTCCGTCGGCGGCGATTATGGTCCGGTCTCCCTGATCGACGCGGTCTTTACTTCCACCAGCGCCGCATGCGTGACGGGCCTGTCGGTTCGTTCGACCGAGTACGCTTATACGGTCTGGGGCCAGCTGACGATTCTGCTGCTGATCCAGCTGGGCGGGATCGGCATCATGACAGTCACCACTTTTGTGCTGTTCCACTTTGGCAGCCGCGAGAGTCTACGGCATCGGGTGCTGGTGGCGGAAACGCTGGGCGCCGACGATGCGACCGACCTCCGCGCCATTTTACGGAACGTGATCCTGCTGACCGTCATTTGCGAAGGGCTGGGGTTTGTCATTCTGGCGATCCGTAACCTGTTTCTGATGCCGCCCGTTACGGCGCTGTGGCACGCCCTGTTCCATTCGATCTCGGCCTTTTGCAACGCTGGCTTTTCGCTCAACGATAACAGCCTGGTCGCTTTCCAGGACGATGTGGTCGTCAACTTTACGATCAGCGCCCTGGTGATTGTCGGCGGTCTGGGATACCCGGTGATCTTTGATCTCAAGCGGAACTGGACCGGCCCCTGGAGGGATCGCTGGTCGCGGCTGCACATTCATTCCAAGATCATGCTGATCGGGGCGACGGTCCTGTTGGTCTTTGGCACGGTCAGCTTCCTGGCGATTGAATGGCAGGTCGCCCTGGGGAAGATGTCGATTCCGCACAAGTTCATGGTCGCTTTTTTCCATTCCATGTCCTGCCGCACGGCCGGTTTCAATACGATCGAGTTAAAAGATCTCAGCAACGCCAGCCTGTTCATCACCATCGGCCTGATGGCGATCGGCGCCGGCCCCTGCTCTACCGGCGGCGGCATGAAAGTCACCACCGCGGCGGTGCTGGTGATGCGAGCCTGGGCGACGCTCCGCGGTTACACGCGGGTCAATGCGTTTCGTCGCACCATTCCCCGGGCGGCGGTGGAAAGGGCGACGACGACGGTGATTATCTTCGGCCTGGTCGCTTCGGTTGCGCTGACCCTGTTGCTGGTGCTGGACCAGTCGCGGATCTCGCACCAGCAGGCGCTGGGGCTGTTTCTCGAGGCGCTGTTTGAGGTGGTTTCCGCCCTGGGAACGGTTGGCTTGAGCGTCGGTCTGACCGGCAGCCTGAGCTGGGCGGGAAAAATGGTTATCATTTTGTTAATGTTCCTGGGCCGGCTGGGGCCGATCTCGGCGTTTGTCGCGATCTCGCGTTCGCAGCGCGAAGAGCGTTTTGAATATCCCAACGAAGAACCGATGAACGGATAGTTATGGCCGACACCAAACGCTTCATTGTGATCGGACTCGGCAGCTTCGGCGCCGCCCTGGCCCGGCAGCTGCATAAAAACGGTTGCCGCGTCACGGGGATGGATATCCATAAAGATCAGGTCGAAAGCATGAAAGACGACCTGTACGAAGCCATGATCGGCGACGCCACCGACCGCGACGCGGTCAAGCATGTGGCCTTCTCCGAAGCCGACGCCGTGTTTATCGGCCTGGGCGAAGATATTACCCGCTCGCTGCTGGCCACCCTGCACGCCAAAGAACTGGGAGCCCGGCGGATCATTGTGAAGGGAGTCACGCCCGAGCACGGCAAGATTCTCAAAAGCCTGGGCGTGGATCGGGTCATTTTTCCTGAAACAGAAATCGCCATGCAGCTGGCGGACCGGATGACATGGCCCAACGTGATCGACTTTTTGCCGATCGATCCCGAGTACAGCTTTGTCGAGTTCGCCGTGCCGGATACCTTTTCCGGCGCGACCCTGATTGACTTGAACCTGCGGCGTCGCTTTGGGGTGTGGGTCGTCGGTGTAAAAGACGCCCTCACGGGCAAACTGCAGATGTTTCCCGATGGCGAGTTCAAGTTCAGCGTCGATCAGATTCTGCTCGTGGTCGGCAAAAAAGATAACATCAACAAGCTACGTGAATTGAAATGAGCAGCACCGTTCCCGCGCTCCTGCAGGAAGCCCGCGCCGCCGGCGGCGATCGGGTTGCCTTGCGTTTCCACCGCGGCGACCAGGTGGACAGCTTCACCTGGATCGAACTGGTGCAACAGGTCGAACGCTGGGCCGCTGCGCTGGCGGCGGCCGGCGTGAAGCAGGGGGACTGCGTGGTTCACCTGTCGGAGAATCGCTGGGAATGGATCGTCGCCGACCTGGCCCTGCATGCGGTCCAGGCGGTGCATGTGCCGCTGCACTCCACCCTGACTGGGCCGCAACTGGTCGAGCAGATCAACCATTGCCACGCGGCCTTCGGCTTTGTCTCCCGTCCCGACCAGGCCCGCAAACTGGCGGATTGCAGCGACAAACTGGTCGTCGATATCCAGTTCTTTTCCTACGAGCCGTGCGAAGCCGCCATCGGCCGTCGCGCGGTGAAACTGCTGCCCGCCGTGTTAGAGAACAGCGATATCCGCGACGGAGCCGCGTTGCTGCAACGCGCCGCCGAAGGTGGTGCGCCGTCGGCCCTGGCGACCATCCTGTACACCTCGGGCACGACGGGCGAACCCAAGGGAGTGATGCTGACCCAGGAGAACCTGGTTTCCAACGCCCAGGCTTCGATCACGCTGTTCGACGACCAGCCGACCGACGTGCGTTTGTCGTTCCTGCCGCTGAGCCATATTTTTGCCCGCACCTGCGATCTGTATACCTGGCTGATCAGTCGCTGCGAGTTATGTCTGGCCCGCGCGCGGGAAACGGTCATCGCCGATTGCCACACTTTCCAGCCGCACATGTTTAACGGCGTGCCGCATTTCTTTGACCGCGTGGTTCGCGGCATGCGCGACGCCGGCCTGCAGAGCGCGCCAGACGCCTTGCGGAACCTGCTGGGCGGGCGCATCCGGTTCTGTGTCTCGGGCGGAGCCGCGTTGCCCGACTACCTGTTTGAGTATTTCGAAGAACGCGGCGTACCGATCCTGCAGGGTTACGGACTCACCGAAGCGGCGCCTGTGATCGCCGCGACCGGAACGACCCGCTGGAAGAAAGGCTCCGTCGGTCCCGCTATCCCGGGCGTCGAAATCCAGATCAGCGACGACGGCGAAGTGCTGGCCCGCGGTCCCAATATTATGACCGGCTACTTTCGTAACCCGACAGCGACCGCCGAGGCGATCCGCGACGGCTGGCTGCACACGGGCGACCTGGGAAAACTCGACGAAGAGGGCTGGCTCTGGCTGACGGGCCGCAAGAAAGAAATCCTTGTCACCTCGGGCGGCAAGAACATCGCCCCTGTGATGCTTGAAGGTTTGCTGACGGCCGATCCGATCATCTCCCAGGCGCTGGTCGTCGGCGACGATCGCCGCTGCCTGGCGGCGTTGCTGGTGCTTGACCGGGACCGCACCCAGCGAGCACTCGGCGAACTCGGCCAGGCCGAGGCCGTCCTGGATCGAACTTCGGAGGCGGTCCGCGCGCTGGTGCGGGAGCGTATCGACCAGGCGCTAAAAGACGTTTCGGCCCATGAGCAGGTGCGTCATTTCGCCTTGCTGGAACATCCGTTTTCGATCGAGTCCGGCGAGCTCACTCCCAAGCTCACCCTGCGTCGCAAAGTGATCGAGCAGACTTACGCGGCGGAAATCACCGCGCTCTACGCCGACCAATAATGGCGTCGACCTTCGGCTACATGCTGGTGCACGGGCAGGATCGCCCGAAACTTACAGGACGGGCTTGTCGATCGCGGCCGTGCGGTCGGTGCGGACCCATTGGGCCGGCGTGCGACGGACCAGCAGGGCGAAGTAGATCGGCAGCTTTTTGCACAGGTAGATCGGCAGTCCGGCCAGGGCCGAGAACGGAATCACTTGCCGGCAATGGGCGGCCCAGCCCAGCAGAATTGACAGGCCGATCAGCCCCCCGCCGGCGGACAGCAGGATCGCCGGCAACAGGTCGGCGCCGACGAAGGTCGCCAGCACGGTCGTCGCCCAGGCCGCCATCCAGACGGCGACCAGCAACGCCATTGGCGGAATCGCCAGATCCAGGGCGACCATCAATAATCGCGGACGCAGGCGGAGCACGCTGGCCAGCAGAAGTCGCGGAATCTGGGTGCAGGCGGTCGTCAAATGGCCATGCTCCCAGCGGGTGCGCTGGGTGACAAACGCCGCCGCCTGTTGCGGCACGGCGCTGGAGACTTTGTAGTCAGGGCAGAAGATCGGGTAGTAACCTTCAATCGCCAGGTCGACGCCCAGTTGCATATCTTCGACCAGGTTGCCGCTGGAAAGACGACCATCGCAGACCAGCTTCCACGGAAGGGCCATGCCGGTTCCCATCAGCTGGCACGGCGCGCCGATGCGGGCAAGGCCCAGCGGACGGATGAAGTTGATGAAGCGGTTGCCCAGGATCGAAGCGACCTGCACCCGATCGCGGCCCGGCGTACGATCGGTCAGGTTGAGTCCCTGCACAGGACGGCCGCTGGCGACAGCCCGGCGAGCCAGACCGCCGATCGTCGTATCGCTCACCACGCAGTCGGCGTCGACAATCACCACCACGTCGGGCGGATCGTTGCTCAGCTGTTCCACCGCATACGCCAGGGCGAACCCTTTGCCGCGCTGCTGGTCGTTCGTCCGTTCCAGCACCCGGGCGCCGTTTTCCCGTGCGATCCGGGCGGTCCCGTCGGTGCAGTTGTCGGCAATCACCACCAGTTCGGTGGCGTGGTCGATAGTGGGCAGCATCCGCTGCAGCGTATCGGCGATGACGGACTCTTCGTTATGGGCTGGAATCAGCACGGCCGTTCGCGGCGCGGGACGCGTAAAACTCCAGGCGCTGCCCCAGGCCGGAAGGAGCGATAAAGCCACCTCAAGCGCAAACAGAAGAATCGGCGCCAGCACCAGGCAGGCCGTGATCAGCAACGCAATATTCAGGAGTGTGATCATAACTGTAGCGATAAGGAGACAGGGTGTAGCGATAAGGACAAGGCGTGAGATGTTCTATGGACGAAATTCGAAGGACAGTTGTCTTTCACTCCGTGAAAGAACGCGTCCTTTCGCGGAGCGAAAGGCGTCTTTCTGCGCTTGCTGACGCTCAGAACGCCGGTCTAACGGAACGCCATCCAGTCCCGCAGCGGACGTATCATGCGCCAGGGAATCTGCGCAGGACCCCGCAAAGGCGACGCCTTGATCCAGTCACGCGACGCTCGGTAGCCATTACGCAACAAGCGTGCCATGGGGCGGAGTTCAATCTCCCCTTCGGCCACCATGAAGTCTCCCGACTTCAGGTTGGTTTTGTATTCCGCGTCCCCTTTGCCCAGGTCGAAGATCGTCACGCCCTGGTCGCTGGCGACTTTGGCAATCTCGGTCAGCAGGATCAGCCCGGGCGATGCTTTGTAGAATTCCCGATCGTACGCCGGGAACCAGGAGTGCATGATAGGCCCGGACCGCATCCCAAAGTGCATCGCGATCAGGCGATCGCCCAGGTACAAGGCCGACATCAGGCCGGAGAAATCCGGCTCGCGGCAGTCCCAGATATTCTGCAGCAGTTCGGTCGTCCAGGGGAACTGGAACACATCGGTCAGGCCGGTCCGTTCGTACTGGTCCCGCTTCCAGGCCAGCAGCGTTTCAAACACCTGGGGGTCGCGCGTGTCGTATTCGAAACGCAGCGGGCCTTCCTCGCGGTCGAGCTTCCGTTTCTTCCGGGCGAGCTTGGTCAGTTCTTTTGAGCCGCTGCTTTTCCGTTCCTGCTCGTACGCCTCGTAACCGTCGGCCAGATACAGGTACGGCGAGCCGGCCACATTGCCATGGTAGCGAGCAAACGGTTGCTGTTCTGCAACCAGATGATCGAACCGCCAGGCAGAGGCGCCGCAGGCTGCCAGGAGTTGGGACGCCGTCCACTCGACTTCGGGCGGAGCAATCACGCCGTGATAGTCGGAGAACTTGCCGCCGACTGGGACGAGCACTCCCATGCCGCTGTACTGGTACGGAAAAAAGCCGACCGGCTGGCCCTGCTGTTCCAGCACGGCGATGCGTACGTCGGAGCGGACGCGGGCCACCTGCTGGGTGAATTCCGGGCGAAAGTAGGGACTGCCAAACGCTGGCAGCGATTGCTGGATCGTCGACCAGGCGGCGATCAGCTCCGGCGTGAGCTGGCGGGGTTCAATCGTGCGAATTTCACACATGGATATCTCGTTCCGGCGAAGTGGCCGCGGTGGATGAAAAGGCTTTGGTGCGGGTATCGAATTCAAGAGAGAGCAGGAGAGGAAATGTCAGGCAAACAACGGCGGAGGTTAAGATTCCGCCGAAGCGGTGATGGTCGAAGACGGCGTAGAGCCGCTCGCGGGAGCGCGGCGAAACAGCAGCGGCAAGCCGTCCCGCAGCATTTGTCGTGCGATAAGCAGGCGGCAGCGAGCACCGATTAAATGCTCCTGGTCCTGCATCAGGCGGGCCGCAGCCCAGGCCGGCAATAACCGGACCCCGGTCTGTCCAACGCGCGCCAGCCAGATCAGCGGGTACCGCCAGGGTCCCCATTCGCGATGCTCGTCGGCTGCCATGCCGACGGCCATGGTTCTGGCCAGGCGAAGCAGGAAAGCGTCTTCCAGGCGTGCGGCATCGATCCGGTGATGCACAATCGCCTGGGGCGTGCACCAGCCAGCGATGCCGGCGTCGAGCATGCGCATGAACAACTCGGTGTCTTCGCCGCGGCCGTTGAACGCGGGATCGAACAGGCCGACCTCGTCCAACACGCTGCGATGCAGCATCAGGTTGCCGCAGCCCGGGGTAAAGCGGGCCGAGTACGGTCGCGCGCTGTCCAGCCCGACCGTTTCTCCCAGCAGCATCCGCACCATCGGTGACAGGTTCCTGTCACATTCGGCCGGCAGGTCAAGCCAGACCGCCCCGCCGACGCACCGCACCTGCCGCGAGCGTGCGGCGGTGAGCAACTCCACCAGCCATCGCGGATCAGCCAGCTGGTCGTCGTCGAAGAAGGCAATCCACTCGCCGCGGGCTTCGCGCACGCCCCGGTTCCGGGCGTGGACCACGCCCTGGTTCGTCTCCCGGATGGAACGTACGCGGGGCGACAAAGCAGCCAGTTCCGCGGCTACCTGCGGGGTATGGTCGGGCGAGTTGTTGTCAACGATCAGCACTTCGTAGTCGAACGTTTCTGCGGATTCGGCTGCATTCGCCGGGAGCTGCGTCTCGAGCGCAAGCAGGCTGGTCGCCGCCTCGCGGAGCATCTCGGCTCGACGATACGTACACAGCACAATGGTGACAGCAGGCGATGACATGCGAACAAATCTCCGGTTGCAGAAGGTTTCTGCGGGCGCGGCCGCGTCAGGGCGGCCTGGTGTTTTTCGGGCGCTCAAGAGCGGGGGAAGGCGGGCGAATCCCAGGCGTACGGCGGTCCTGTTCTTCCATCGTCGCGGGCGAGCGGACTCGGTTCCTGCGGTGCGGCCGCAGGTTGCGAGGCAGCGAAGTAAACGGCCTGGGAAAGCGCGGCGCACGTCATGACGGGGCCGAACAGCGGGTTTGTCATGCCGGACTCAGAGAACGAGTTCAGCAGGCCAAAAGCGCACATGCCAAAAGCAAAGCTGTAAGTGGCGTCGCCCGACTTCAGGTACATACGGGCCGTTGTCGCCATGCCGGCAAGCACCGCCGCCAGCAGCAGTCCCGCGCCGATCAGTCCGACGCTGAGTGTCGTTTCCAGAT is part of the Lignipirellula cremea genome and encodes:
- a CDS encoding potassium transporter TrkG produces the protein MPQITGSVTKYPARASLCWYLGLILVGGLILWQPFCHLRLFERLDVDEDQKISLEEISAAPPRLLLKLERADANGDDYLDHDELNSVGGDYGPVSLIDAVFTSTSAACVTGLSVRSTEYAYTVWGQLTILLLIQLGGIGIMTVTTFVLFHFGSRESLRHRVLVAETLGADDATDLRAILRNVILLTVICEGLGFVILAIRNLFLMPPVTALWHALFHSISAFCNAGFSLNDNSLVAFQDDVVVNFTISALVIVGGLGYPVIFDLKRNWTGPWRDRWSRLHIHSKIMLIGATVLLVFGTVSFLAIEWQVALGKMSIPHKFMVAFFHSMSCRTAGFNTIELKDLSNASLFITIGLMAIGAGPCSTGGGMKVTTAAVLVMRAWATLRGYTRVNAFRRTIPRAAVERATTTVIIFGLVASVALTLLLVLDQSRISHQQALGLFLEALFEVVSALGTVGLSVGLTGSLSWAGKMVIILLMFLGRLGPISAFVAISRSQREERFEYPNEEPMNG
- a CDS encoding GNAT family N-acetyltransferase is translated as MCEIRTIEPRQLTPELIAAWSTIQQSLPAFGSPYFRPEFTQQVARVRSDVRIAVLEQQGQPVGFFPYQYSGMGVLVPVGGKFSDYHGVIAPPEVEWTASQLLAACGASAWRFDHLVAEQQPFARYHGNVAGSPYLYLADGYEAYEQERKSSGSKELTKLARKKRKLDREEGPLRFEYDTRDPQVFETLLAWKRDQYERTGLTDVFQFPWTTELLQNIWDCREPDFSGLMSALYLGDRLIAMHFGMRSGPIMHSWFPAYDREFYKASPGLILLTEIAKVASDQGVTIFDLGKGDAEYKTNLKSGDFMVAEGEIELRPMARLLRNGYRASRDWIKASPLRGPAQIPWRMIRPLRDWMAFR
- a CDS encoding potassium channel family protein, with protein sequence MADTKRFIVIGLGSFGAALARQLHKNGCRVTGMDIHKDQVESMKDDLYEAMIGDATDRDAVKHVAFSEADAVFIGLGEDITRSLLATLHAKELGARRIIVKGVTPEHGKILKSLGVDRVIFPETEIAMQLADRMTWPNVIDFLPIDPEYSFVEFAVPDTFSGATLIDLNLRRRFGVWVVGVKDALTGKLQMFPDGEFKFSVDQILLVVGKKDNINKLRELK
- a CDS encoding glycosyltransferase family 2 protein, coding for MITLLNIALLITACLVLAPILLFALEVALSLLPAWGSAWSFTRPAPRTAVLIPAHNEESVIADTLQRMLPTIDHATELVVIADNCTDGTARIARENGARVLERTNDQQRGKGFALAYAVEQLSNDPPDVVVIVDADCVVSDTTIGGLARRAVASGRPVQGLNLTDRTPGRDRVQVASILGNRFINFIRPLGLARIGAPCQLMGTGMALPWKLVCDGRLSSGNLVEDMQLGVDLAIEGYYPIFCPDYKVSSAVPQQAAAFVTQRTRWEHGHLTTACTQIPRLLLASVLRLRPRLLMVALDLAIPPMALLVAVWMAAWATTVLATFVGADLLPAILLSAGGGLIGLSILLGWAAHCRQVIPFSALAGLPIYLCKKLPIYFALLVRRTPAQWVRTDRTAAIDKPVL
- a CDS encoding AMP-dependent synthetase/ligase; protein product: MSSTVPALLQEARAAGGDRVALRFHRGDQVDSFTWIELVQQVERWAAALAAAGVKQGDCVVHLSENRWEWIVADLALHAVQAVHVPLHSTLTGPQLVEQINHCHAAFGFVSRPDQARKLADCSDKLVVDIQFFSYEPCEAAIGRRAVKLLPAVLENSDIRDGAALLQRAAEGGAPSALATILYTSGTTGEPKGVMLTQENLVSNAQASITLFDDQPTDVRLSFLPLSHIFARTCDLYTWLISRCELCLARARETVIADCHTFQPHMFNGVPHFFDRVVRGMRDAGLQSAPDALRNLLGGRIRFCVSGGAALPDYLFEYFEERGVPILQGYGLTEAAPVIAATGTTRWKKGSVGPAIPGVEIQISDDGEVLARGPNIMTGYFRNPTATAEAIRDGWLHTGDLGKLDEEGWLWLTGRKKEILVTSGGKNIAPVMLEGLLTADPIISQALVVGDDRRCLAALLVLDRDRTQRALGELGQAEAVLDRTSEAVRALVRERIDQALKDVSAHEQVRHFALLEHPFSIESGELTPKLTLRRKVIEQTYAAEITALYADQ
- a CDS encoding glycosyltransferase family 2 protein, translated to MSSPAVTIVLCTYRRAEMLREAATSLLALETQLPANAAESAETFDYEVLIVDNNSPDHTPQVAAELAALSPRVRSIRETNQGVVHARNRGVREARGEWIAFFDDDQLADPRWLVELLTAARSRQVRCVGGAVWLDLPAECDRNLSPMVRMLLGETVGLDSARPYSARFTPGCGNLMLHRSVLDEVGLFDPAFNGRGEDTELFMRMLDAGIAGWCTPQAIVHHRIDAARLEDAFLLRLARTMAVGMAADEHREWGPWRYPLIWLARVGQTGVRLLPAWAAARLMQDQEHLIGARCRLLIARQMLRDGLPLLFRRAPASGSTPSSTITASAES